In Chryseobacterium gleum, a single genomic region encodes these proteins:
- a CDS encoding glycosyltransferase family 4 protein — MSETKKILLISHEASLSGAPILVLSVLKKLRQERKNYKVDVLLLRPGQLYEDFAKLSDNKIIVANYYNQSLSFVNRNFKKIQNAFFPKTESKEEQIEKITGRLLQNNYDLVYANTAETLIWTIPFYKKNIPTVVAIHELTFGIESAYSPDFIKENISNVSTIIAGSNAVANNLINRYNADPKKVKAIHSFVDEKLEIQKNQIQIKKELNIAESDIIMGIASSQELRKGTDLVPLLVKKIADKTDINFKFINLGGSSSIGPVKCSKLDAEKLGVLDKIIYVDHNKFPNDYINIFDIFLLLSREDPFPLVMLTAAKLKKPIVAFENSGGAVEFLENGFGVLAPYLDLDVMASEIVKLLQNKELRENYGLKIHNRLEKEYSEGKLTSEIFQIIDDLIN; from the coding sequence ATGAGTGAAACAAAAAAAATATTATTAATATCCCACGAAGCATCCTTATCAGGAGCTCCAATTCTTGTTTTAAGTGTCTTGAAAAAGCTTAGACAAGAAAGGAAAAACTATAAAGTTGATGTTTTATTACTAAGACCAGGTCAGCTTTATGAAGATTTTGCTAAACTTTCTGATAATAAAATCATTGTTGCCAACTATTACAACCAATCTTTATCGTTTGTAAACCGAAATTTCAAAAAAATTCAGAATGCTTTTTTCCCAAAAACAGAAAGCAAAGAAGAACAGATTGAAAAAATAACAGGAAGACTTCTTCAGAATAACTATGATCTGGTTTATGCAAACACTGCAGAAACATTAATCTGGACAATACCTTTTTATAAAAAAAACATTCCTACCGTTGTTGCAATCCATGAGCTTACTTTTGGAATTGAAAGCGCATATTCACCAGATTTTATCAAAGAAAACATATCAAATGTTTCAACAATTATTGCAGGGTCTAATGCTGTAGCCAATAACCTTATTAATAGATATAATGCAGATCCTAAAAAAGTAAAAGCAATCCATTCATTTGTTGATGAAAAACTTGAGATTCAAAAAAATCAGATTCAAATAAAGAAAGAATTAAACATTGCGGAATCGGACATTATTATGGGAATAGCAAGTTCTCAGGAATTAAGAAAGGGAACGGATTTAGTGCCGCTTCTTGTCAAAAAAATCGCAGATAAAACAGATATTAATTTTAAATTCATTAATCTGGGAGGTTCTTCAAGCATTGGTCCGGTAAAATGTTCAAAATTAGATGCAGAGAAGTTGGGGGTTCTGGATAAAATTATATATGTAGATCATAACAAGTTCCCGAATGATTACATAAATATATTTGATATTTTTTTACTGTTATCCAGAGAAGATCCATTCCCTTTGGTAATGCTTACTGCCGCTAAGCTTAAGAAACCCATTGTTGCATTTGAAAATAGTGGAGGTGCGGTAGAATTTCTTGAAAACGGTTTTGGAGTTTTAGCCCCTTACCTTGATCTTGATGTCATGGCCTCAGAAATAGTAAAACTTTTACAAAACAAGGAATTAAGAGAAAACTATGGGTTGAAGATTCACAACAGATTGGAAAAAGAATATTCTGAAGGCAAGCTTACATCCGAGATTTTCCAAATTATTGATGATCTTATAAATTAA
- a CDS encoding acyltransferase, which yields MFKKIKNYLHKKIFTIVSNFGELEKKKMWWRFTALPNINIHHTFAPKDVTIFKGNEGKFGNITIGETFFVRDYCNISVLPGANLIIGNGVFFNNYSSVNCIDTITIGDNTIFGEGVKLYDHNHKYGFNADFFVDKTAFKTGAITIGKNCWIGSNTVILKGVEIGDNCIIGAGCVIHKSVPSNTIIKNSQYLISESLQNE from the coding sequence ATGTTCAAAAAGATAAAAAATTACCTTCATAAAAAAATCTTCACTATTGTCAGCAATTTTGGAGAACTTGAGAAAAAGAAAATGTGGTGGCGTTTTACAGCATTGCCCAACATTAATATTCATCATACTTTTGCCCCTAAGGATGTAACTATTTTCAAAGGAAATGAAGGTAAATTTGGAAATATTACAATTGGTGAAACCTTTTTTGTAAGAGACTATTGCAATATTTCGGTTCTGCCCGGAGCAAATCTCATTATTGGGAACGGAGTTTTCTTCAACAATTATTCTTCTGTGAACTGTATTGATACAATTACTATTGGAGATAATACAATATTTGGTGAAGGAGTAAAATTATACGATCATAATCATAAATACGGATTTAATGCTGATTTTTTTGTTGATAAAACAGCATTTAAAACAGGTGCAATAACAATCGGAAAAAACTGTTGGATTGGAAGTAACACTGTTATATTAAAAGGTGTTGAAATCGGCGACAATTGTATTATTGGAGCAGGATGTGTAATACACAAGTCTGTTCCATCAAATACTATTATTAAAAATAGTCAATATTTAATCTCAGAATCTTTACAAAATGAGTGA